A window of the Brassica napus cultivar Da-Ae chromosome C5, Da-Ae, whole genome shotgun sequence genome harbors these coding sequences:
- the LOC106422432 gene encoding uncharacterized protein LOC106422432 → MAQSSMIVRNGGSSNVRRKLESEDEIIQILDCDLNVVTKRFRVTLIGRVFNLQGRSIDALIHLLPRNRIWNVEGRVRGLNLGNGRFQFDFDNETYLLSVLNKRLCHFNQWSFALERWEPFTSESFPNTIPFWISVTGVPVHFWNDQTFIAISKPLETWTSLDSKRARIQVSVNVDKPLQFERRIEFPNGDIGRIFFSYEGLHRYCFTCHMISHDENACPQLTPEERELKQQQRAELNAQADPPSLTTGTMKRPRSPLNGRHSPNSGRHRISSSNQPQSHYRREEKRQKLSTPRENRAYHPYQKELSKERESSSQGRCLETSRASTPCFFRLWKWEGYFF, encoded by the coding sequence ATGGCTCAATCATCAATGATAGTGCGCAATGGCGGTTCTTCCAACGTACGCCGCAAGCTTGAATCAGAGGATGAGATTATCCAGATCCTCGACTGCGACCTCAATGTTGTGACAAAGCGCTTCCGTGTGACGCTCATTGGACGAGTTTTCAATCTCCAGGGACGGAGCATTGATGCTTTGATCCATCTCCTCCCCCGTAACAGGATTTGGAACGTAGAAGGCCGAGTTCGTGGTTTAAATCTCGGCAACGGGCGTTTCCAGTTTGACTTCGATAATGAAACATATCTACTCTCTGTCCTAAACAAACGCCTTTGTCATTTTAATCAATGGAGTTTCGCGCTCGAACGCTGGGAACCGTTTACCAGTGAATCCTTCCCTAACACAATCCCTTTCTGGATAAGTGTAACAGGGGTCCCAGTCCACTTCTGGAATGATCAGACCTTCATTGCGATCTCAAAACCTCTAGAAACTTGGACCTCCCTAGACTCGAAACGAGCAAGAATTCAAGTATCTGTCAACGTTGACAAGCCCCTGCAATTCGAGCGTCGTATAGAGTTCCCAAACGGTGACATAGGAAGGATTTTCTTCTCCTATGAgggtctccaccgatactgttTTACCTGCCACATGATCTCACACGATGAAAATGCATGTCCCCAACTTACTCCGGAGGAACGAGAACTCAAACAGCAACAAAGAGCAGAGCTTAACGCTCAAGCAGACCCGCCTTCTCTTACGACAGGGACCATGAAACGACCTCGCTCCCCCCTAAATGGGCGCCATTCCCCTAATTCAGGGAGACATAGAATCTCCTCCTCAAATCAACCCCAGAGCCACTAtcgaagagaagaaaaaagacaGAAGCTCTCAACACCCCGTGAAAACAGAGCTTACCACCCCTATCAAAAGGAATTGTCTAAAGAGCGGGAATCATCCTCGCAAGGACGATGTCTGGAGACGTCTAGAGCTTCCACCCCGTGCTTCTTCCGCCTATGGAAATGGGAAGGATATTTCTTCTAA
- the LOC106422408 gene encoding surfeit locus protein 1-like isoform X2, producing MATSLSKILTRSKAHRHMFSATTTISTSHSIQRQFSAVADSSFSTSAALGSQTSPPAPPQDKKRGSKWTQLLLFLPGAITFGLGSWQIVRREEKIKTLEYQQQRLKMEPMKLNADHPPDKNLDALEFRRVSCKGVFDEQKSIYLGPRSRSISGVTENGYYVITPLMPIPGDLDSMQSPILVNRGWVPRSWRDKSQESTESDSVTNESTIAKPLPSEQHSWWKFWSKTPVIPKEHVSAVKPVEVVGVIRGGENPSIFVPANDPSTGQWFYVDVPAMARAIGLPEDTIYVEDVHEDIDRSRPYPVPKDINTLIRSKVMPQDHLNYCITWYSLSAAVTFMAYKRLKPKSARR from the exons ATGGCGACATCTTTGTCTAAAATCCTAACCAGATCGAAAGCTCACCGCCACATGTTCTCTGCCACAACCACTATCTCTACCTCCCATTCCATCCAGAGACAGTTCTCCGCCGTCGCCGACTCTTCTTTCTCTACCTCCGCCGCGCTTGGAAGCCAAACGAGTCCCCCAGCTCCACCGCAAG ACAAGAAACGAGGGTCGAAGTGGACACAACTGCTGTTGTTCTTGCCTGGAGCGATTACCTTCGGTCTCGGTTCATGGCAAATCGTCAGAAGAGAAGAAAAG ATCAAAACGCTGGAGTACCAACAACAACGGTTGAAAATGGAACCAATGAAGCTAAACGCAGACCATCCTCCTGATAAGAACCTTGATGCCTTGGAATTTAGACGGGTTAGTTGCAAGGGCGTGTTTGACGAGCAAAAGTCTATCTATTTGGGTCCACGGTCTAGGTCCATATCGGGAGTGACTGAAAATGGATACTATGTCATCACACCTCTAATGCCAATCCCTGGTGACCTGGATAG CATGCAGTCGCCTATTCTGGTGAATCGCGGATGGGTTCCTCGTAGTTGGAGAGACAAGTCACAAGAATCCACCGAGTCAGACTCCGTTACAAATGAGTCAACAATAGCCAAACCACTCCCCAGTGAGCAACATTCATGGTGGAAATTTTGGTCTAAGACGCCAGTGATTCCCAAG GAGCATGTGTCAGCGGTTAAGCCTGTAGAAGTTGTTGGTGTGATCAGGGGAGGGGAGAACCCGAGCATATTTGTTCCGGCCAATGATCCAAGCACAGGGCAGTGGTTCTACGTAGACGTTCCTGCAATGGCTCGTGCCATAGGTCTTCCTGAAGACACAATTTACGTAGAGGACGTTCACGAGGACATAGATCGGAGTAGACCGTatcctgtcccgaaagacatcAACACTTTGATCCGGAGTAAAGTCATGCCACAGGATCATCTCAACTACTGTATAACATG GTACTCTCTCTCGGCGGCTGTCACTTTCATGGCTTACAAGAGGCTCAAACCAAAGTCTGCCCGCAGATAA
- the LOC106422408 gene encoding surfeit locus protein 1-like isoform X1: protein MATSLSKILTRSKAHRHMFSATTTISTSHSIQRQFSAVADSSFSTSAALGSQTSPPAPPQVSDKKRGSKWTQLLLFLPGAITFGLGSWQIVRREEKIKTLEYQQQRLKMEPMKLNADHPPDKNLDALEFRRVSCKGVFDEQKSIYLGPRSRSISGVTENGYYVITPLMPIPGDLDSMQSPILVNRGWVPRSWRDKSQESTESDSVTNESTIAKPLPSEQHSWWKFWSKTPVIPKEHVSAVKPVEVVGVIRGGENPSIFVPANDPSTGQWFYVDVPAMARAIGLPEDTIYVEDVHEDIDRSRPYPVPKDINTLIRSKVMPQDHLNYCITWYSLSAAVTFMAYKRLKPKSARR from the exons ATGGCGACATCTTTGTCTAAAATCCTAACCAGATCGAAAGCTCACCGCCACATGTTCTCTGCCACAACCACTATCTCTACCTCCCATTCCATCCAGAGACAGTTCTCCGCCGTCGCCGACTCTTCTTTCTCTACCTCCGCCGCGCTTGGAAGCCAAACGAGTCCCCCAGCTCCACCGCAAG TTTCAGACAAGAAACGAGGGTCGAAGTGGACACAACTGCTGTTGTTCTTGCCTGGAGCGATTACCTTCGGTCTCGGTTCATGGCAAATCGTCAGAAGAGAAGAAAAG ATCAAAACGCTGGAGTACCAACAACAACGGTTGAAAATGGAACCAATGAAGCTAAACGCAGACCATCCTCCTGATAAGAACCTTGATGCCTTGGAATTTAGACGGGTTAGTTGCAAGGGCGTGTTTGACGAGCAAAAGTCTATCTATTTGGGTCCACGGTCTAGGTCCATATCGGGAGTGACTGAAAATGGATACTATGTCATCACACCTCTAATGCCAATCCCTGGTGACCTGGATAG CATGCAGTCGCCTATTCTGGTGAATCGCGGATGGGTTCCTCGTAGTTGGAGAGACAAGTCACAAGAATCCACCGAGTCAGACTCCGTTACAAATGAGTCAACAATAGCCAAACCACTCCCCAGTGAGCAACATTCATGGTGGAAATTTTGGTCTAAGACGCCAGTGATTCCCAAG GAGCATGTGTCAGCGGTTAAGCCTGTAGAAGTTGTTGGTGTGATCAGGGGAGGGGAGAACCCGAGCATATTTGTTCCGGCCAATGATCCAAGCACAGGGCAGTGGTTCTACGTAGACGTTCCTGCAATGGCTCGTGCCATAGGTCTTCCTGAAGACACAATTTACGTAGAGGACGTTCACGAGGACATAGATCGGAGTAGACCGTatcctgtcccgaaagacatcAACACTTTGATCCGGAGTAAAGTCATGCCACAGGATCATCTCAACTACTGTATAACATG GTACTCTCTCTCGGCGGCTGTCACTTTCATGGCTTACAAGAGGCTCAAACCAAAGTCTGCCCGCAGATAA
- the LOC106422520 gene encoding uncharacterized protein LOC106422520, which yields MDGNMRRLPPWMIAGASSGVTATSNRIDDREVKQEAEAPKTRKKRKTRREIDDAEEEHKKLEIRRRGRVGRKIKEEEAKPSIGDDGKSPEIIQSVTSPEDEDLTVDDLFSFAQEYVKGEEEDQALSTSESMVVDVNDGSNMKASQGETNGTRDPTSDDMISLLLGPFFNTRK from the exons ATGGATGGGAATATGAGGCGGTTACCACCGTGGATGATCGCCGGCGCGTCATCCGGTGTAACAGCTACAAGCAATCGAATAGACGATCGTGAAGTAAAACAGGAAGCAGAAGCTCCCAAGACCAGGAAGAAGCGTAAAACTAGAAGAGAGATTGATGACGCAGAGGAGGAACACAAAAAGTTGGAGATcaggagaagaggaagagttGGTAGgaaaatcaaagaagaagaggCTAAGCCTAGTATCGGCGATGATGGTAAGAGTCCCGAGATTATTCAATCCGTGACTAGTCCAGAAGATGAGGATCTCACAGTTGATGATTTATTTAGCTTTGCTCAAGAG TACGTCAAAGGTGAGGAAGAAGACCAGGCATTGTCAACATCTGAATCAATGGTGGTTGATGTCAATGATGGATCAAACATGAAAGCCTCTCAAGGAGAAACAAATGGAACCAGAGATCCAACATCAGATGACATGATCAGTTTGCTATTGGGTCCTTTTTTCAATACTCGAAAATAA
- the LOC106422519 gene encoding TPR repeat-containing thioredoxin TDX isoform X1, with product MMDANQVAELRRFIEQLKLNPSLLHDPSLTFFKDYLRSLGAQVPKIVKTERDYEDTAETKPSFSPSYDDDEVTESDVELDDSDVVEPDNEPPQLMGDPTAEVTDEDRDAAQLEKSKAMEAISQGKFNEGIDHLTKAIMLNPSSAILYATRATVFLAVKKPNAAIRDADMALQVSIYFNPDSAKGYKARGMARAMLGQWEEAAADLHVASKLDYDEEIGSALKKVEPNAKRIEEHRRKYQRLRKEKELQRAERERREQQEAQEREALSALKDGQVIRIHSTSELEAKTKAAKKASRLLIMYFTATWCGPCRYMSPVYTNLATQHPRVVFLKVDIDEANDVAAAWNISSVPTFCFIRDGKQVDKVVGADKGSLEKKIAQHSSSK from the exons ATGATGGATGCGAATCAAGTAGCAGAGCTCCGAAGATTCATCGAGCAGCTGAAACTGAATCCTTCTCTCCTCCACGATCCTTCTCTGACTTTCTTCAAAGATTATCTCCGAAG TTTAGGAGCTCAAGTCCCTAAGATAGTGAAGACG GAAAGAGATTATGAGGATACGGCTGAGACTAAACCCAGTTTCTCTCCTagctatgatgatgatgaagttaCCGAGTCTGATGTTGAATTGGATGATTCTGATGTTGTTGAGCCAGACAATGAGCCTCCTCAGCTG atGGGAGATCCTACAGCTGAAGTGACGGATGAAGATAGGGATGCTGCTCAGTTAGAGAAGAGCAAAGCCATGGAAGCAATCTCTCAAG GAAAGTTCAACGAAGGTATTGATCATCTAACAAAGGCCATCATGCTGAACCCCTCTTCAGCTATTCTCTACGCCACTAGAG CTACTGTGTTTCTAGCAGTCAAGAAGCCAAATGCTGCAATCCGGGATGCGGACATGGCGTTACAGGTGAGCATTTAC TTCAACCCTGATTCAGCTAAGGGGTACAAAGCAAGAGGTATGGCTAGGGCCATGTTAGGCCAGTGGGAAGAAGCTGCGGCTGATCTTCATGTAGCCTCAAAATTAGATTACGACGAGGAGATTGGGTCGGCACTTAAGAAG GTTGAGCCCAATGCAAAGAGAATCGAAGAACACCGCAGGAAATATCAACGTCTGAGGAAAGAAAAGGAGCTTCAAAGGGCTGAACGCGAGAGAAGAGAACAGCAAGAAGCCCAG GAGCGAGAAGCTCTGTCTGCACTTAAAGACG GACAAGTGATTCGCATCCACTCTACGAGCGAGCTAGAAGCAAAGACAAAGGCTGCAAAGAAGGCATCGCGTCTGCTAATCATGTACTTCACAGCAACATGGTGTGGACCGTGCCGTTACATGTCTCCTGTGTACACAAACCTGGCTACGCAACACCCGAGAGTAGTCTTCTTGAAAGTTGACATAGATGAGGCCAATGACGTGGCTGCTGCTTGGAACATAAGTAGCGTCCCGACCTTTTGCTTCATCAGAGATGGCAAACAGGTGGACAAAGTTGTGGGAGCTGATAAAGGTTCGCTTGAGAAGAAGATTGCACAGCACTCTTCTTCTAAGTAA
- the LOC106422519 gene encoding TPR repeat-containing thioredoxin TDX isoform X2 has translation MMDANQVAELRRFIEQLKLNPSLLHDPSLTFFKDYLRSLGAQVPKIVKTERDYEDTAETKPSFSPSYDDDEVTESDVELDDSDVVEPDNEPPQLMGDPTAEVTDEDRDAAQLEKSKAMEAISQGKFNEGIDHLTKAIMLNPSSAILYATRATVFLAVKKPNAAIRDADMALQFNPDSAKGYKARGMARAMLGQWEEAAADLHVASKLDYDEEIGSALKKVEPNAKRIEEHRRKYQRLRKEKELQRAERERREQQEAQEREALSALKDGQVIRIHSTSELEAKTKAAKKASRLLIMYFTATWCGPCRYMSPVYTNLATQHPRVVFLKVDIDEANDVAAAWNISSVPTFCFIRDGKQVDKVVGADKGSLEKKIAQHSSSK, from the exons ATGATGGATGCGAATCAAGTAGCAGAGCTCCGAAGATTCATCGAGCAGCTGAAACTGAATCCTTCTCTCCTCCACGATCCTTCTCTGACTTTCTTCAAAGATTATCTCCGAAG TTTAGGAGCTCAAGTCCCTAAGATAGTGAAGACG GAAAGAGATTATGAGGATACGGCTGAGACTAAACCCAGTTTCTCTCCTagctatgatgatgatgaagttaCCGAGTCTGATGTTGAATTGGATGATTCTGATGTTGTTGAGCCAGACAATGAGCCTCCTCAGCTG atGGGAGATCCTACAGCTGAAGTGACGGATGAAGATAGGGATGCTGCTCAGTTAGAGAAGAGCAAAGCCATGGAAGCAATCTCTCAAG GAAAGTTCAACGAAGGTATTGATCATCTAACAAAGGCCATCATGCTGAACCCCTCTTCAGCTATTCTCTACGCCACTAGAG CTACTGTGTTTCTAGCAGTCAAGAAGCCAAATGCTGCAATCCGGGATGCGGACATGGCGTTACAG TTCAACCCTGATTCAGCTAAGGGGTACAAAGCAAGAGGTATGGCTAGGGCCATGTTAGGCCAGTGGGAAGAAGCTGCGGCTGATCTTCATGTAGCCTCAAAATTAGATTACGACGAGGAGATTGGGTCGGCACTTAAGAAG GTTGAGCCCAATGCAAAGAGAATCGAAGAACACCGCAGGAAATATCAACGTCTGAGGAAAGAAAAGGAGCTTCAAAGGGCTGAACGCGAGAGAAGAGAACAGCAAGAAGCCCAG GAGCGAGAAGCTCTGTCTGCACTTAAAGACG GACAAGTGATTCGCATCCACTCTACGAGCGAGCTAGAAGCAAAGACAAAGGCTGCAAAGAAGGCATCGCGTCTGCTAATCATGTACTTCACAGCAACATGGTGTGGACCGTGCCGTTACATGTCTCCTGTGTACACAAACCTGGCTACGCAACACCCGAGAGTAGTCTTCTTGAAAGTTGACATAGATGAGGCCAATGACGTGGCTGCTGCTTGGAACATAAGTAGCGTCCCGACCTTTTGCTTCATCAGAGATGGCAAACAGGTGGACAAAGTTGTGGGAGCTGATAAAGGTTCGCTTGAGAAGAAGATTGCACAGCACTCTTCTTCTAAGTAA
- the LOC106452030 gene encoding protein TIFY 6B-like, which translates to MERDFLGLGSKNSPITVKEETSESSRDSAPNRGMNWSFSKKGSAASSQFLSFRPSQDDRHRKPGNYHLTHSGSFMPSSVADGYDSNRNTPYSSVQGARMFPNSHQQQESITVSMARPGLQSHYPPGGKSFMSSGINSQPFVGVPIMAPPISVLPAPGSIVGTTDIRSSSKPLGSPAQLTVFYAGSVCVYDDISPDKAKAIMLLAGNGSSMPQAFTPPQTHQQVVHHARASVDSSAVPPSFMPTASYLSHEGGSSTYGLGAVKATTGFTSTYHNNQTVKPQTVALPQARKASLARFLEKRKERVTSASPYCLDKKSPTDCRTPISECISSSFSSAT; encoded by the exons ATGGAGAGAGATTTTCTCGGGCTGGGTTCGAAAAATTCGCCGATCACTGTGAAGGAGGAAACAAGCGAAAGCTCCAGAGATTCAG CTCCCAATAGAGGAATGAACTGGTCATTCTCAAAGAAAGGCTCTGCTGCTTCTTCTCAGTTTCTATCTTTCAGGCCATCTCAAGATGACAGACATAGAAAGCCTGGAAACTATCATCTGACTCACTCTGGTTCCTTCATGCCATCATCAGTAGCAGATGGTTATGATTCTAACCGGAACACTCCTTACAGTTCTGTACAG GGAGCCAGGATGTTCCCTAACTCCCATCAACAGCAAGAATCTATCACAGTTTCCATGGCCAGGCCGGGTCTCCAGTCTCATTATCCACCAGGAGGAAAAAGCTTCATGAGCAGTGGCATAAACTCACAACCTTTTGTAGGAGTTCCAATCATGGCACCTCCAATCTCAGTCCTTCCTGCTCCAGGTTCCATTGTAGGGACAACTGATATTAG ATCTTCTTCCAAGCCATTAGGATCACCAGCTCAGTTGACCGTCTTTTATGCCGGTTCAGTTTGTGTTTATGATGACATATCTCCTGATAAG GCCAAGGCGATAATGTTGCTAGCTGGAAACGGTTCCTCTATGCCTCAAGCCTTCACACCACCTCAAACTCATCAACAGGTGGTCCACCATGCTCGTGCCTCTGTTGATTCTTCAGCTGTGCCTCCTAGCTTCATGCCTACAGCCTCTTATCTTAGCCATGAAGGTGGAAGTAGCACATACGGACTCGGAGCAGTAAAAGCAACGACAGGCTTTACATCAACATACCACAACAACCAAACTGTAAAGCCTCAAACAG TGGCTTTACCTCAGGCTCGCAAAGCATCTCTGGCTAGGTTTTTAGAGAAACGCAAAGAAAG GGTCACAAGTGCATCGCCATATTGCTTGGACAAGAAGTCACCAACAGATTGTCGTACACCAATATCTGAATGCATAAGTTCGTCATTCAGCTCTGCAACCTAA
- the LOC106345300 gene encoding uncharacterized protein LOC106345300 has protein sequence MNKVGKENIMVAFEDRFKKGYDSWQTFKNKYDTSMKKYTKFRKLTKNRTGLGFDNLGRIDMSDDWWSECEKECPGIRRSIWKEEFNMDLFEEEFRDVVVTGAEGWSAQHGETSLNSRVGGDEGDEADSQPAAETETQAAAETETQPQAQTQTQQKTHSGSSRGKRKRKEKDMVVEACDKRTEALMVKNRIAKRMLERQEASSVENVLQILYTLPGVREWSPLYEAAMEHFIDNEGSRRAFITMKTDEAKTKFLELRTKIKRDYEA, from the exons ATGAATAAAGTAGGGAAGGAGAACATCATGGTGGCGTTTGAAGACAGGTTTAAGAAAGGATATGATTCTTGGCAGACTTTCAAGAACAAATACGACACAAGTATGAAGAAATACACCAAATTTAGGAAGTTAACTAAGAATAGGACAGGGCTTGGGTTTGATAACTTGGGAAGGATCGATATGTCAGATGATTGGTGGAGTGAATGcgaaaag gagTGTCCTGGGATTAGAAGATCCATATGGAAAGAGGAATTTAATATGGATCTGTTTGAAGAAGAGTTCCGTGATGTAGTAGTAACTGGAGCAGAAGGATGGAGTGCTCAACAtggagaaacaagcttgaattCTAGAGTGGGTGGAGATGAAGGTGATGAAGCCGATTCTCAGCCAGCAGCAGAAACAGAAACTCAAGCAGCAGCAGAGACAGAAACTCAGCCACAAGCTCAGACACAAACCCAACAGAAGACTCATTCCGGAAGTTCAAGAGGAAAAAGAAAGCGTAAAGAGAAGGATATGGTTGTAGAAGCTTGTGACAAACGTACTGAAGCTCTTATGGTGAAGAATAGGATAGCAAAACGGATGTTGGAGCGTCAAGAAGCTTCTAGTGTTGAAAATGTGTTACAGATACTGTACACATTGCCTGGAGTGAGAGAGTGGTCTCCACTATATGAAGCAGCAATGGAACATTTTATAGATAATGAAGGGAGCAGAAGGGCTTTTATAACAATGAAGACAGATGAAGCTAAGACTAAGTTTCTAGAGCTTAGGACCAAGATAAAACGTGATTATGAAGCTTAG
- the LOC125587630 gene encoding uncharacterized protein At3g60930, chloroplastic-like, whose amino-acid sequence MSSRKGYSKRNSSSHSSSGDSSANEVIAPKEEFEVEEEAKDAYYKALCGSPPPSQDIPIPKRPVRSPNAPLTPSMVSPDYLTTLRDFYQIQRVVVCRIPSGNESAKNPPEGFFTCYEAFLVYCRMWFPIPGTIVCALRHFGLSISQLSVPALKHWLGVLISSYELGMDLNPGDFEGFWFTRGTGIDGSYRMAPKKGMTII is encoded by the coding sequence ATGTCTTCAAGAAAAGGATATTCAAAGAGGAATTCTTCCTCACACTCATCTTCGGGTGACTCTTCTGCCAATGAGGTGATCGCCCCGAAAGAAGAGTTTGAAGTTGAGGAAGAAGCAAAGGATGCGTACTACAAAGCTCTTTGCGGCTCGCCTCCGCCTTCGCAAGACATTCCGATTCCTAAGAGGCCCGTGAGGTCGCCAAACGCACCCCTTACGCCAagcatggtctctcccgacTACCTCACGACTCTCAGGGACTTTTACCAGATCCAAAGAGTAGTCGTATGTCGTATCCCGAGTGGCAACGAGAGTGCGAAGAACCCTCCGGAAGGTTTCTTTACTTGCTACGAGGCCTTCTTGGTGTATTGCCGTATGTGGTTTCCGATCCCTGGTACCATCGTCTGCGCGCTTCGCCACTTTGGGCTTTCGATCAGCCAGCTAAGCGTTCCGGCCTTGAAGCATTGGCTCGGCGTGTTGATCTCGAGTTACGAGCTAGGAATGGATCTTAACCCTGGCGACTTCGAGGGATTTTGGTTTACGAGAGGAACGGGAATCGATGGCTCATACCGCATGGCGCCAAAGAAGGGTATGACTATAATTTAG